Below is a window of Agathobacter rectalis ATCC 33656 DNA.
CAATCACCAGATCATCCAGCTTTAAAAGCTTCGGCTCCTCCTTCGCTGTTCTCCTGAGCAGTGCCTTTACTCTTGTGATAAGCTCCATGATTGAGAAAGGCTTTTTGATGTAATCATCTGCGCCTCCGTCAAACCCTTTTATCATATCCATCTCTGTTGTCTTGGCTGTGACCATTATAATAGGAATATCCTGTGTGGCCGGACGTTTTCTGAGCTTTCTCACGATATCGTAGCCGCTCTCATCCGGAAGCATCACATCAAGCAGTATAAGGTCCGGTACGAGTTCATCCAGCTTCTTGTAAAATTCCTTTGCATTTTCAAATGCACTGACTATGTAATTACTGTTTTTTAAAGCAATACTCTCTATCTCACGTATGCTCTCGTCGTCCTCTACAATATAAATAAGTGCCATAGCTTTCTCCATTTCAAAAAATCTTATGTAAAATTTTTACCTGCTTTTTACTTTCGATTATACATTACTAATGTAAAACAGACGATGGTTTTATGTAAAATTTATGTAAAATCCATCGTCTGTATCAATTTTGTTTGTATATAACTATGATTTAATTTTTCAGCATAAAGATTAAATCATGATTTGCGAACCTTATCATCAAGCGCAAACTCAACCCACTCAGCAATATTTGTCGCATGGTCTCCAATACGCTCAAAGTATTTTGCAACCATGAGAAGATCCTCTGCCTGCTCACCATCCTCCGGATGTTCCCTGATGAAATCAATAAGCTCAGCCTTTACCTTATCAAAAAGATCATCAACCACATCATCCTGCTTCATCACTATGTGAGCCTTGTCATTGTTCTTCTCAACATATGCCTCGATTGCCCTGATAAGCATAAGCATTGTCTCTGAAGCCATGCTCTTGACATGCTCTATATTGACCCTGTATGGCTTATCACTGCTCATCAAAATGGTCATCTCGCTGATATCGGCTGCGTGGTCTCCTATACGCTCCATATCAGTAACCATCTTCATCGCTGCAGAAATTGTTCTAAGGTCTCTTGCTACAGGCTGCTGCTGCATGAGCAGATCAAAGCACAGGCTCTCTATCTTTTTCTGCTCTCTGTCTATCTCTGAATCGCCCTCCATGATGGCTTTGGCGCTATCGGCATCCTGATGTATAAATGCCTCGATTGCTTTCTGGATTGACTCCTCAATCATGCTTCCCATGTGCATCATTTCTTCATTCAGCTTCTTAAGCTGCTCGTCGAATTTCGATCTCATTAACCAAACCTCCCTGTGATGTAATCCTCTGTTCTCTTGTCCTGTGGATATGAGAAAATTGTCTTTGTGTCACCAAACTCAACCATATCTCCCACAAGGAAGAAGGCTGTATCGTCTGACACACGCACTGCCTGCTGCATGTTATGTGTTACAACCACAACTGTGTACTTTTTCTTTAAATCCTCCATGAGCTCCTCTATCTTTGAAGTAGAGATAGGGTCAAGCGCTGATGTTGGCTCATCCATCAAAAGCACCTCCGGCTGTACGGCAAGCGCTCTCGCAATACACAGTCTCTGCTGCTGTCCACCCGAAAGTCCCATAGCAGATTTCTTTAATCTATCTTTAACTTCATTGAATATCGCAGCACCTTGAAGACTTTCCTCAACTATCTGGTCGAGTATCTTTTTATCCTTGATGCCATGCACTCTCGGGCCATATGCGATATTGTCATATATGCTCATCGGGAACGGATTTGGCTGCTGGAAAACCATGCCGACCTTTTTGCGAAGTACGGTTGTATCGACTGATGGTGCATATATATTCTCACCATCTATCTCTATGCTTCCCTCGATTCTGACGTTGTCAACCAGATCATTCATTCTGTTGATACACTTTAAAAATGTAGACTTACCACATCCTGACGGTCCGATCAGCGCTGTCACGCTGTTTTCTTTTATGTCCATATTGACACCATGCAGTGCATGATTCTGGCCATAATACAGATTCAGGTCGCGAACCTGAATTTTGATTTTTTTCTCCATTTGTATCTCCTGCAACATGTAATAAATTTCTTGTCTTCGAGAATACATTATATGGATGCTTTGTAAAATGCTCTATCAGATGTATGTAAAATCTATGTCAAATTTTTACACACATAAATTATTCGCACTGTTTGAATTTATTATTTGTATACACTATTTATATGCTTTATAGTCGGCTTTATTAAAGTACTGTCTGGTTAAAGTATTGTATCTTTAATAATTAAAAGCTCATCCATTATCCTGTCTGCATCAATATTTGAGTAATTGATAATAAACTGATGCCTGTCCTCCTTTGGCTTGATCAGGTTGAAATGGGTAATCGCCTGAAGCTTTATACCTTTTTTCAAAAGCCTTTCTTCAACTGTTTTGTCCGGAAGGTTCGTGTCAAACTGTATGA
It encodes the following:
- a CDS encoding response regulator transcription factor: MALIYIVEDDESIREIESIALKNSNYIVSAFENAKEFYKKLDELVPDLILLDVMLPDESGYDIVRKLRKRPATQDIPIIMVTAKTTEMDMIKGFDGGADDYIKKPFSIMELITRVKALLRRTAKEEPKLLKLDDLVIDHERHVVTVNNEPVDLTYKEYELLRLLMGSQGIVMTREVIMRSVWDTDFEGETRTVDMHIKTLRHKLGDYGSRIKTVRNVGYVIE
- the phoU gene encoding phosphate signaling complex protein PhoU; this translates as MRSKFDEQLKKLNEEMMHMGSMIEESIQKAIEAFIHQDADSAKAIMEGDSEIDREQKKIESLCFDLLMQQQPVARDLRTISAAMKMVTDMERIGDHAADISEMTILMSSDKPYRVNIEHVKSMASETMLMLIRAIEAYVEKNNDKAHIVMKQDDVVDDLFDKVKAELIDFIREHPEDGEQAEDLLMVAKYFERIGDHATNIAEWVEFALDDKVRKS
- the pstB gene encoding phosphate ABC transporter ATP-binding protein PstB, with the protein product MEKKIKIQVRDLNLYYGQNHALHGVNMDIKENSVTALIGPSGCGKSTFLKCINRMNDLVDNVRIEGSIEIDGENIYAPSVDTTVLRKKVGMVFQQPNPFPMSIYDNIAYGPRVHGIKDKKILDQIVEESLQGAAIFNEVKDRLKKSAMGLSGGQQQRLCIARALAVQPEVLLMDEPTSALDPISTSKIEELMEDLKKKYTVVVVTHNMQQAVRVSDDTAFFLVGDMVEFGDTKTIFSYPQDKRTEDYITGRFG